The segment TTTGGCGATCGTCGGAAAGCAATGCTCGAAGATATCGCTGTTCTGACTGGTGGACAATTGATCACCGAAGATGCAGGTCTGAAACTCGATACGACTAAGCTTGACCAATTAGGTAAAGCTCGCCGCATCACGATCACCAAAGACAACACCACGATCGTCGCTGAAGGCAACGAAGCGCAAGTGAAGTCTCGCGTCGAGCAACTTCGCCGTCAAATGGAAGAAACCGAGTCTTCTTACGACAAAGAAAAGCTGCAAGAGCGCTTGGCTAAGTTGGCAGGTGGTGTTGCAGTGATCAAAGTCGGTGCTGCAACCGAAACCGAAATGAAGGATCGCAAACTTCGCTTGGAAGATGCTATCAACGCAACGAAAGCTGCTGTTGAAGAAGGTATCGTTCCTGGTGGTGGTACAACCTTGGCTCACTTGGCTCCTGAACTCGAAAGCTGGGCTTCTAGCAACCTCAGCGGCGAAGAGTTGATCGGTGCTCAAATCGTGGCTCGTGCGTTGACCGCTCCTCTGAAGAGAATTGCTGAAAACGCAGGTCAAAACGGTGCGGTGATTGCTGAGCGTGTGAAAGAGAAAGAATTCAATGTTGGCTACAATGCTGCATCGGGTGAATTCGTTGACATGCTGGCTGCTGGTATCGTTGACCCTGCGAAAGTAACTCGCTCTGCATTGCAAAATGCTGCATCGATCGCGGCAATGGTCTTGACTACCGAGTGTATCGTTGTAGACAAGCCTGAGCCGAAAGATGGTGCTGCGGCTGGTGCTGGCGCTGGTGGCGGCATGGGCGACTTCGATTACTAATCTCAGTCTCTAAACAATTTAGCGCGATCGTTTCTGCAAAGGAGCGATCGCGCTTTTTTAGCGGAATGTTTAGCGATCGCGTATCCTAAATCAGTAGGAAGCTGCCATCTTTTGAAGAATTATGTTGAAGTCATTAAAGCTTGAGAATTTTCGGGGGTTTAAATCATTTGAGCTTCAGCAACTAGGAAGAATTAATTTGCTAGTTGGGTCGAATAACAGCGGCAAGACTTCCATATTGGAGGCAATCGATCTTTTGCAGTCGAGAGCAAACCTTACCTCTCTAAAGAACCAGATGCTGGCACGTGGAGAGCTTTCAATAGGTGAAGATCAAGAAGAGGAAATTACTCTAGATGCACAACAAATATTCCACAATTACAGTGCTTCAGAAGATGTTGAATTACTACTCAAAGGTGAGCTTGAAAATGGTTCTCAGTTAATACTGCGGATTGCTGTATGGTCTGAAAATCTTGAGAAATCATTTTATGTTCACGGTCAAGTCAATGTTCAGGGTGAGACTAAGGGAGAACTTATGTTTCCTAAGCCTGAAGCCTCTAAAAATCAATCACTTATTACTAAAGAGACATATCCTTTCTTAAGATTTGGTTGGGAATTCCCAAAAAGCCCAAGTAGTATTGGCGTAGATATTGTAGGTATCAGAGTGTTTCCTGGCTATGCAATATCTATGCGAGAACTTAGAGAATATGTCAGAGAGGATATTCTTTCTACCAAGAGCGCTTACTTTATTAGATCTTCCTCACTTACTTCTTATGAAATGACAGAAATATTTAATCGAGTTGTTCTTACTCCTGATGAAGAACTTGTAAATCGAGCCTTACAAGTCATTGAGCCAACTATTCAACGAATTGCGTCAATGGGCATAAACCTAACTAGACGCAACAATAATCATGGCAACTTCTTTGTTCTCAGATCCGATATTAATCAACGAGTTCCAATTGGGAACATGGGTGAGGGAATGTGGCGCATGCTAGGGCTTGCGTTGGGATTAATTAATGCTAAAGGTGGCATTTTGCTTGTTGATGATATTGATACAGGATTGCACTTCAGCACAATGGTTGGAATGTGGAAAATGATTTGGGAAACTGCCAAGCGTTTGGATGTGCAGGTTTTTGCCACGACCCACAATAGCGATTGTTGGACAAGTCTCGCTGAAATTGCGCGATCGCAGGATGCTGCAGAACAAGGAATCACAATTCATCGAATCGAGAAAGATAAACAACGCTCGGTTGTCTTTAATGAACGAAAGATTGTGATTGCGGCTGATCAAGATATTGAGGTTCGTTGAGCGTGGCGAAGAAAGTTTTCCCGAAGAAGCTTCTTGTAGAGGGCAACGAAGATAAAAGAGTTATTCCTGAACTAATCGAGAAAAATGGTGTGATATGGGTAGATGAGCAGAACCATCCTATTGTTCAAATTCAGGCACTCGATGGGTATGAAAAGCTCACCGATCCTGACGAATTAGCAGTTCAACTGGATGCGTCTGGATTACAGATACTTGGTATCTTAATTGATGCGGATGAGCAACCTAATTCTCGATGGCAAAGTATCAGAAATGCTGCTCGTAAAAGTATTCCGGATTTGCCGAGTCAACTTCCAGAAGCTGGACTGATTCATCAAGCTCAGAACTCTATCGGTGATCCAATCAAATTTGGAATCTGGCTGATGCCTGACAATCAATTACAAGGGATGCTAGAAACTTTTCTTGCAAACCTCATTGAGGATGATAGACAGGAACTCTGGCAATATGCTCAGGAAGCGACACAAATTGCCGCCACTAAATCTGCTCCTTTCAAGCTAACGCATACAGATAAAGCTAATTTGTATACCTGGTTAGCTTGGCAAGCTCCACCGGGAAGACAACTTCATCAGGCAATCCAAGAACGAATTTTGCAGCCACAGCATCCAACAGCACAAGCATTCGTTCGCTGGTTTAAGAATTTGTATAACGTTTAATTGTGATCGCGGCAATAGTTCTGATAACTGAATGTCTTGCTGTGAATAAGCATGAACCGAAAAATGGCGCTGCGGTTAGTCCATCAGCGCGATCGCGCTTTTTTTGAATTCAGGAAATTGCTCCAGCGGTGGTGTATTTAACGGAACCACCAGAATGCAAAAAACTGAGCTATTTTATGCGATCGAATATTGCTCGATTGGGTTTAGGAATTGTTGCTTTATCTATTTTCTCAGCCGTTCCAGCCAGCGCCGCCAATGTTGAAATGCGAGTCCTTACAGCAAACGATACTGGCGCGATCTGTCCTGATAAGGTGACGTTGACAGAAACTCCGCGACCCTATCGTGAGGGAGGTTATACGATCGATGGGTCAGCAAACCTCAAGGCGATCGCAGAGAACATGACGATCGCTGCGACTGATGATTATAGTGTCACTTGGGTCGGCAAACTCAAACCTAAGTACAGCAAATGCACCGCAACGGCTGGCATCACTCGTATTGGCAATGAAGCTTATCAAGGACATTCTTATCTGCGCCTCCGCTTCATGAATGGAAAGGTTTACCTGATCCTTGATATGACTGGACAGGCAGATGCCAACGACTTCACAACGGTGATCTTGCAGAAATCAGTGCGAAATGGCAATCCAACCTGGAGTTGGGGAGGAACCGACTAAAGCGGAAATAAAGCGCGATCGAACTTTAACGTAAGAGAACCAGACAACTTTTTAGAACAACGTCAACACAATTACGCCGAATACCATAATTGCGGCTCCACCGAGCCGCTCTTTTAAACCTGTTTCTCGAAATAGGAAATGCCCAAACAGTACACTGATGAGCGCACTCATGCGTTTAATCGCAATGACTTGCGTGACTAACGTATAGGTTACGGCAATCATTTGAAACGTAATTGCGATCGCATGAAAGAACCCAATCAACATCAGCGGCTGCAAATTTGGCAAAATCTGCTTGAACTTGTGGCGGGAATTGAACAGCGCGATCGGAAACATGCCGACTGCTAAATAAGCATAAAGTGCTGTTGACCAAAAGAGCGGGGAGGAATTGACGACTCCAACCTTATCGAAATTAGACGTAATACTCCAGATGAAGGCAACCATCAACATAAATCGGCTGCCTTTATTTTTCAGCAATGCTTTCAAGGGTGCAAAGTAGCCTTTCTTGCGCTCGCGTAAGTTCAAAACATAAGAGCCAATTACGATCAGAGCAATTCCGATCGCATCAGCAAAGGTTGGATTTTCCTGCACAATTAACGGCGACGTGACCAGCAAGAATAATGGAGTCAGCGTCACTAATGGAACCGTTAGCGATAAATCTGCGATTTGAATTGCGCGAATGTAAAGCGTAAAAGAAATGACATTCAACGTTCCACCAATCAGCAATGCAACCCAAAATCCAGGCTCAACTTTTGGGATACCAGCCGCAAATAGTAAGGGAATCAGAAAAAGAACAGCAAAGATATTGGCAGTCCAAGCCACGATGTAAACATCTAAGTTTCTCAGACTGTATTTACTCGAAACATCCTTCAAAGACTCAAAAAAAGCCGTTAGAATTGCAAATGCCAACCAAATCATGAGAGTTTCCGTGGTTTCTTCTTTGCCGACGATTCGCTTTTTGCAACAGCCGACGAGTTCTGCTTGGGTCGAGCAAGCCTTGGCTAATCTAAACACAATTTTGCTAGATCATTCTCACTGCGAGCGGAAAGCGGCTGGAGTTGCGTTGAATTTAATGTTTCGCTATCCTTCCAGTGCAAAATTAGTGCGGATGCTAACCGCGATCGCTCAAGAAGAACTCGAACACTTTGAGCAAGTCAACCAAATTTTAGAGCGTCGCAACATTCCGCTTGCATCGCTTGCACCGCCGCCTTATGGTGCAAGTTTGAACAAACAAATTCGTCGCGAAGAACCCGATCGCATGTTAGATTCTCTCTTGGTTTCTGGCTTGATCGAAGCTCGGAGTCATGAGCGGTTGGGACTTCTCGCCACGCATTGCGAGGATCAAGAATTAGCGAAATTTTATCGAGCCTTGATGGCTTCTGAAGCTCGACATTATGGGGTGTATTGGACGTTAGCGGATACTTACTTTGAGCGATCGCTGATCACTCAACGCCTCGAAGAACTCGGAGCCATCGAAAGCCAAATTCTCTCGACGTTATACCCCCAGCCCAGAATTCATAGCTAATGCAGTATCGAGACTTTCTGATTCGAGCTTGGCAGCCGCACGATCGCATGGCTGCTTTCAACCTGATTGGCTCAGTGTTGGCAGAGTATGGACTGATTCAGGAACCCGAAGGAGCCGATCTCGATGTCTTAGAAGTCGAAACTTTTTATCAGAGTGGCGAATTCTGGGTCGTTGAGCGCAATCTTCAACTGGTGGGAACGGCAGCTTATTATCCAATTTCTAGAGGCAAAAATGCGGTTGAAATTCGCAAAATGTACTTGCGACCCGAAGCGCGAGGAGTGGGATTAGGAAAGTTTTTATTGAGCGAATTGGAAAACGCGATCGCTCAAAAAGGCTTTGAACAAATTTGGATCGAAACCGCGAGTGTTTTAAAAGAAGCCGTTCAACTCTACGAAAAAAATGGTTATCAACCCGCAACAGGTGTTGAAACTGCCCGATGCGATCGAGTGTATGTCAAATACCTGACTGAGAATCAACCTGCCTTCCTTGAGTTGTAAATGTCAAAACCACTTCCCACTCCCCACTCCCCACCAAATTCAGGATCGCCCTACGTCAAAAAATCCATCCCCCCTCCCGTAATGAAGTTTAAAAAATCAGACTCACATACGACCAGAGCAGCTAAACTCGATTAGTTTGCTCGTGTTAGGGGTGAGAAATTGTGGGACTTGGCAAGTGGGTCGGATTTCTAGCATTAGCGATTTCCCTCTATGTGCTGTGGGAGATGCGACAGGTTTTACTGCTCGTCTATGCAGCAGTTGTGTTTGCGACCGCATTAAATAGTTTTGTCAATACATTGCAGCGCTTCAAAATCAAGCGAGGCGGAGCTGTTCTCATTGCAATTGTGACCTTATTGACTGCGGCGATCTTTTTCGTCGCGCTGATTGTGCCGCCGTTTATTGCACAGTTCCAGCAGTTAGTAGAAATTGTGCCCCGGGGACTCGATCGCGTTCAGATCTGGGCGCAACAAATGCAGAACACGCTTCCTGGAGGAATGGCGCAATATATCCCGGATGTAGAAGATTTGATCCGTCAGGGTCAACCGCTTGTAGCGCGGTTACTCAGTAACTTCTTTTCATTCTTCTCGAACACATTCAACGTTCTGTTGAATATTCTATTGATCTTGATTCTGACCGTTATGTTGCTGATTGATCCTCAATCCTATCGACGAGGATTCATCGCACTATTTCCGTCGTTTTATCGGAGACGGGCAGATCAAATTCTGGCAATGTGCGAAGTTTCATTGGTCAATTGGGTAATTGGGATCATGATCAATATGATTGTGATCGGTCTAGTCAGCGGAATCGCACTGCTGATTTTAGGTGTACCGCTGGTATTAGCCAATGCGCTTTTAGCCGGATTGTTGGAAGCAATTCCGAATGTGGGTCCTGTTTTAAGTGTGATTCCACCAATGGCAGTGGCATTACTCGATGCGCCCTGGAAAGCCGTTGCCGTGCTAGTACTGTACATTGTGATTCAGCAATTAGAGCAGTATTTACTCGTTCCGTTTGTGATGTCGCGTCAGGTGGCAATTTTACCTGCGGTAACGTTGATGTCACAAGTTGTATTCACGGTTTTCTTTGGCTTTCTTGGCTTGTTTTTAGCCATTCCGCTTGTGATTGTGGGTCAGATTTGGGTGCGTGAGGCATTAGTGCGGGACATCCTCGATCGCTGGCGCAAAGACGAAATCGAAGCAGAACTGCTCGAACCCACCCCCCCAGAATTACAAAAGCTGCCAGCAGCCACACCAATCCACAGCTCGACTGTACCAAAAGATGAACCGCCGAGCGAGTCTCAAGAGGAGTAGTTGACTGCAATCTTGCGAAGTGGAGGAATAGGGCAAACCCAGGCACAGAAAGCTCCCTATTCCCCCACTCCTCCATCTCCCTATCGGTTCTGTTGAGTGGCGGCAAGTATGACTGAAACGAAGCGAGGAGAATTTTTTGCCGCTCTAACAGAATGGTTAGCTGGCTAGCCACTAGGATTTTGGATTGACTTCAAACTCCATCTTGGAGCGGTAGAAGCAAACATCAAATTCAAGAAAGAAGTTTGTCTGTCCCAAGATTAACGGAGTGTTTGGGCGCTTCACCCATGCGAAGAGTAATTCAACGGGTTGAAATTCACCGATTTGGGCAATCGCAGAAAAAGGCATCGCTGGCTGATTACTGAGATTCCCTGCTAACTGAATAATGGCTCTGCGATCGTCCCAAACTCCCCCCAATTGAAGACCGAGTTCATAGGATAAGACATTAACTGTTGCTCCGCTATCTACGAGACCGACTGCTTCAACGCTCCGAGCTTCTCGATGTAACATTAATGGAAGTCTCGGCAAACTATCAAACTCATTTTGAACTGGACTGTTGGTTGAATATTTGAATCGCATACACTATTGCTGACTTGCATCTGGCTGCTTGAAAGCCTCCATCAAAACTGCACCCGCGCCATAGCAATCATATGGAGTTGGCAAGTCATAGGTTTTGAAGGGTTCTAATGGCCCAAGCTGCTCAGTCATCTCCAAATCCTCAGCTAGAATCCGAATCAGCTTAAGTTTTTCTGCGGCAGAGAGTCGTCTTGCATCAGGAAGCAAATCAGCTAATGTCATGTCGTGTACCTCTTTTCAAGCAATCACACTTACAGCTTACTCGATATCAAACTGACCAGAAGACACGCCTTGGCTTGCTAGTACGCGAATGCTATATCCTGATCGTCCATAAATCCGCCCACTCAACGATTCAAATGATACATTCTTATGCCAACTATGTACGCAAGCAACTTGATCTTCATATCTAACTCTGCATTTCCAAATAACGCCCCTACCAACTAGAACGAAGCCAGCTAACAAATTGATTATGGTGAACGACTAGTGCGCTAAACTTGAGCCTGTATCACATCTGGAATAGTTGAGTTATGAGAATGCGATCGATGGTTGCAATCCTCCTGGCAGCGTGCATTTGGCTGTTGGGGACATTCGATGCGTGGGCATTGGTGCAGATTAAACTCTCAGATGTATCGTATCGAGAATGTCCCGAGGATTTAGCCAAAGGAGCGATTACAGCGGGCGGTGTACCTCAATCGGCGCGCTGTTTTATGGTGTTTGGCAAGGCAACCAATCCGACCAATAAATTGATCGTCAACGCAGATATTTTTGGACGAATTTACGATGCGAATGAAGATCCGATTATTGAAAATCGGACTCGCTTAGGTTCAATTCCAGAAGTGCCACCTGGAGTCAGTGAATTTGAATTTCCGATTAATGTGCCAGAGAGTCAGCCTTTGCCGTTAAAGCTTTTACAGTTCAAAGCGGCTGGATTTACGGGAACAGTCCGTCGTTAAGATCGCAAATGGTCAAGTATTATGAAGCGGTTGCAATGCGATCGAATGTATGAGTTTTGAAAAACAGCGCTGGCTGCGAACGGCACTTCAACTGAAAGGATCAGTTGTTTTAGATGTTTTACCGCGATCGCTCTTTTGCGGTTTTTTTGGGCTAATTGTCTCGATTGCATTTGGTCAAGGGATTCCGGTTTCAGTTCCTGCCTTAGCGAGTTTAATTCCTAATATTGTCTTAGGCTTGCTCTTAGTGTTTCGTACTAATACAGCCTACGATCGCTTTTGGGAAGGCAGAAAAGCTTGGGGAAAATTGGTCAACGATACCCGAAATCTCGCTCGACAAATCTGGGTGACCGTGTGCGAGAAAACAGAGCGCGATCGTATCGAAAAAATTGAAGCTCTGCATTTGTTAGTTGCTTTTGCAGTAACCACAAAAGCACATCTTCGCCAAGAACTTGCAGACTCAGAGTTAGAAAGTTTGTTAACTCCTGAGCATGTTTCAAAACTGAAAACGGTGACGAATCCACCTTTGAGAGTTGCGTTTTGGATTGGCGATTATTTGCAATTACAGCATCAGCACGATCGTGTCAAAATTCATCAACTCGTTGAGATGCAGCTACTCCTAAATGGATTAGTCGATTGTTTAGGCGCATGTGAGCGAATTCTCAAGACACCGATGCCGATCGCTTATGCCATTCACCTCAAACAGTTAATTTTGCTCTATTGCCTATCTTTGCCGTTTCAAATGGTGGGAAATTTAGGCTGGTGGACGGCTCCAGTGGTTGTGCTGATTAGCTTTACGTTGTTTGGAATTGAAGCGATCGGCATTGAAATTGAAAATCCATTTGGACGCGATCCAAATGATTTACCCCTCGATGCAATCTGTGAAACGATGCTGAAAAATATTATCGATTTAATCAGCTTAGAGCCGAGTATTAACCCTCAAGATCTATCGCTGATTACGACCTACGAAGAACAGCAACGTAACGCTCGCTCCTAGTAGAGTCGGAGTCAGCCAATCGCCCCATTTCACATACAAAGTCTGGGTTTGCTGGCGATAAATGGTGTCTGCGTGAACTGCATATTGATTCGGGTGCGATCGCCATTGCACCCGACCATGTGGATCAACAATGCCGGAGTATCCTGTGTTCGTTACCCGCACTGCCCACCGATCAGTTTCGATCGCTCGAATCACATCATGTGCTTCATGTTGTGCCATGAGTACGGTGCTGTAAGGATCTAAATTCGAGGCAGTGATCAAAAACTGCGCGCCTTTTGCCACCTGACGGCGAAACACTTCTGAAAATGCAGAATCGAAGCAAATCCCGATCGCGATTCGTCCTAATGGCGTTTGAAAGTCTTGATTAAAGTCTCCCGGCGACATCGAGGATTCAATCGGCGATAACCGCCCGAGAACTTCCTCAAACGGCATATATTCGCCCAAAGGAACTAATTTGATTTTGTTGTATCGAGCGATCGTGTTGCCTTGGTCGATCGCGATCAAGCTTTGGGTATATCGCGTGCCCTCTGGAAAAAATGTGCCAATCAATGCAAGCGTTTTCTTGTCCGCGATCGCTTGATTGACGCTATTTTTCAAATTCTGCCCTTGCCACAAAAACGGCAATGCTCCTTCTGGCGTGACGACAAAATCAGCATTTTGATCTGAAAGAGTTCGATAGCCTGAAGAATAGCCGTCTAATGCTTTTTTCAACCCTTCTGCAAAAAGTTTGACTCGCGTTGGCACATTGCCTTGCACAATGCCTGCGGTAAGTTTGGCTTCCGGGTTCTGTACGATCTCGCTTTGATAAAGTCCAAATCCGATCAGATGCAGCCCAAGAAAACTCGCAATGGCAATTCCATATAACCGCTTCTCTTTAGCTAACCAAGCCTCTGCAAGCAATCCATTCACCAGCACGATCGCGGCGGTGACAGTCAAAGTCCCTGAAATTCTTCCCAAATGTAAAATAATTAGATTCGCTGGACTCTGCGTATAAGCGAGCGATGTCCAATCGAGAGCGCTCCACTGTCGCACCGTTTCTAGCCCACACCAGAGCGCGACCCCGATGAGAATTCGCAACATTGGAGCTTTAAGCGTTCTCACGCCCCACGCCCACAGCCCTACACACAGCGCTCCCCATCCTGTGATAAATGTCCAAGCGAATGCGACGACTGCCACACTGGCAATCCACGGAATTCCGAGCCACATCAACGGATGCAAGCCCGTAATCCAATGCAGCGCAAATCCGTGATAAACAATTCCCCAAAGAATGGCAGGCTTTCTCGATCGAGTCTTGACCGTCACGACCCACAAGGGAGCCAACGCGATCCAAGCCAGACTCCAAAGCCCAATCGGCGCAGGCGCACATCCCATCAATCCAGCGCTGAAAATTGCGATCGGTAAAGCTATTTTCAGCTTCATAAAACACAACACTAACTCTTGTGCGATCGATACTACCAGTTAACTTATAAATCCTGCTGCTGGGGATTTTTTGAATTCAATCTCGATATGAACTTTAGTAAGCAACCGTTTCATTCTGTTTCTATCTCCGCGCAATTTTAGATAAACCGCATAAGCTGAAGAGAATCTTAAGATTGGAAGCAGACATGGAAGTCAGCGAGCTACTCCGACGATATGAATACGGCGATCGAGATTTCTCTGGAGTCAATCTCAGGAATGCAGACCTCAGCAATCTCACCCTTGTCGATATCAATTTGGAAAACGCCAACCTTACTGGTGCAAACTTCAGTCGATCGTTCTTAATGAAAGCCAACCTTAAAGGCGCTTTTCTCAACTGGGCAAATTTCCAGTTTGTCAAACTCACTGAAGGCAATTTTACCGATACAGATTTGACGAAAGCCCGCTTGAATGGCGCATTTCTGGTCAAATCTGACTTTACGCGATCGCGGCTAAGTGGAGCCGATCTCAGCCATGCGAACCTTCGTAGCGCTATCTTGGAACGAGCGAATCTCTGCGGCACGAAGCTGATCGGAGCCAATCTGCGCGGAGCTAAGCTTGATGGCGCAAACCTCAACTGGGCAAATCTGCAAGCTGCAAAACTCAGTGGTGCATCGCTCAAAAACGCTTTTCTCAGCGATACCAACCTTGCCGAAGCCTTCTTAAATGGAGCCGATCTCAGCGGTATCGATCTCACGGGAATCAACCTCAGCGAAGCAAAACTTAGTGGTGCAAATTTGGAGGGTGCGTCGTTATCGCTCTCAAATTTTAGAAATGCCCGTCTGCATGGAGCGAATCTCTCAGGTGCAAATCTGACGGGAGCAAACTTAGAAGCTGCCTTTCTCTATGGCGCAAACTTGCAATGGACAAATCTGAGCCGCGCAAATTTAACGCGATCGGATCTCAGTAACGCCCGAATTCTCGGAGTCAAACTCGAAGAAACCATTCTTACGGATACCGTCTTCTCAGATCTGGCTCGCCGATATATTACGCTCGCTGATCAATCTCATGCAATCGTGTGATGCGATCCAACGTTGCCTCTAAGACGGCTGCCGTCTGCCCCGAAACAGAGAACACTAATGCTTCTCGATAAACTCTCTGGGCTGGATGTCCTTTAGAATTTGCCGCTCCACTCGAAGCTACAACGGCGGCATGAGCGCACTTTGTAGCGAGTTCGATCGCCCAAGCTCGCAATTTCAAACGTTCCTCGAAGCTTTGATCTTGAGCCGTAGTAATCAAGTGCTGACAGCGTTGCCATTCCTCAGACAGCGCGGCATAGGCAGGTGCGATCGCTAGCTCTGATTTAGTTTCGATCGCCGCTTTGAGAATATCTAATCCAGCCTGAGCACACCCGAGTGAAAAGAAACTGTGATTAAGCACATTCACGCGATCTTGCTTGAAAATTGCCCCTGCTTCCGCTACAAATGCCACATCTGAAGCTGCAAGATGCCACTTTCTCAATTCTGCCGTTACCGTATTCGTCGAACTCATTGCCGCTAGCTGCATCGGTTCACTCAATCGAATTGAACCCTGAGTATCGGTATTCGTAAACGGAATCATGCCGTAAACCGCTTGACCATTGGGCAGAACGGCTGCAATCAGCGCCGATTCAAACAAGCCGAATCCGGTGATCCAGGGAATATGACCGTGAAGCTCATACCCATGAGCCGTCTCGATCGCTTGAAGCGGCGGATGATTCGATCGCCGTAAATGTGAAAACCCAATTCCCACAAGCTTCTCACCTGTTCCCATCTTCGGTAAGTAAGCTTGCTTCAACGCTTCATTCTCGCTTTTCGATAAAATTGCTCCAGCACTTTGATGTTGCGTTTGGAGAAAGGCAAGCGCACCAGAAAATCGAGCCGTTTGAGTTTGAAAGGAGTGAAACGCAGAAACGTCTAATTCTGCGCCGTTATAAAGTTTAGGAACTCTCAGCGCCAGCAGTTGACGATCGCCCAATCCTTGTAATGCCGATCGCAATGCTTTGACCTCTTCATCGAGCTGGTTGGCGATCGGTTGAATCGTTTCCCG is part of the Leptolyngbya boryana PCC 6306 genome and harbors:
- a CDS encoding AAA family ATPase encodes the protein MLKSLKLENFRGFKSFELQQLGRINLLVGSNNSGKTSILEAIDLLQSRANLTSLKNQMLARGELSIGEDQEEEITLDAQQIFHNYSASEDVELLLKGELENGSQLILRIAVWSENLEKSFYVHGQVNVQGETKGELMFPKPEASKNQSLITKETYPFLRFGWEFPKSPSSIGVDIVGIRVFPGYAISMRELREYVREDILSTKSAYFIRSSSLTSYEMTEIFNRVVLTPDEELVNRALQVIEPTIQRIASMGINLTRRNNNHGNFFVLRSDINQRVPIGNMGEGMWRMLGLALGLINAKGGILLVDDIDTGLHFSTMVGMWKMIWETAKRLDVQVFATTHNSDCWTSLAEIARSQDAAEQGITIHRIEKDKQRSVVFNERKIVIAADQDIEVR
- a CDS encoding DUF3226 domain-containing protein, whose translation is MAKKVFPKKLLVEGNEDKRVIPELIEKNGVIWVDEQNHPIVQIQALDGYEKLTDPDELAVQLDASGLQILGILIDADEQPNSRWQSIRNAARKSIPDLPSQLPEAGLIHQAQNSIGDPIKFGIWLMPDNQLQGMLETFLANLIEDDRQELWQYAQEATQIAATKSAPFKLTHTDKANLYTWLAWQAPPGRQLHQAIQERILQPQHPTAQAFVRWFKNLYNV
- a CDS encoding DMT family transporter, which gives rise to MIWLAFAILTAFFESLKDVSSKYSLRNLDVYIVAWTANIFAVLFLIPLLFAAGIPKVEPGFWVALLIGGTLNVISFTLYIRAIQIADLSLTVPLVTLTPLFLLVTSPLIVQENPTFADAIGIALIVIGSYVLNLRERKKGYFAPLKALLKNKGSRFMLMVAFIWSITSNFDKVGVVNSSPLFWSTALYAYLAVGMFPIALFNSRHKFKQILPNLQPLMLIGFFHAIAITFQMIAVTYTLVTQVIAIKRMSALISVLFGHFLFRETGLKERLGGAAIMVFGVIVLTLF
- the miaE gene encoding tRNA-(ms[2]io[6]A)-hydroxylase, which gives rise to MVSSLPTIRFLQQPTSSAWVEQALANLNTILLDHSHCERKAAGVALNLMFRYPSSAKLVRMLTAIAQEELEHFEQVNQILERRNIPLASLAPPPYGASLNKQIRREEPDRMLDSLLVSGLIEARSHERLGLLATHCEDQELAKFYRALMASEARHYGVYWTLADTYFERSLITQRLEELGAIESQILSTLYPQPRIHS
- a CDS encoding GNAT family N-acetyltransferase → MQYRDFLIRAWQPHDRMAAFNLIGSVLAEYGLIQEPEGADLDVLEVETFYQSGEFWVVERNLQLVGTAAYYPISRGKNAVEIRKMYLRPEARGVGLGKFLLSELENAIAQKGFEQIWIETASVLKEAVQLYEKNGYQPATGVETARCDRVYVKYLTENQPAFLEL
- a CDS encoding AI-2E family transporter, encoding MGLGKWVGFLALAISLYVLWEMRQVLLLVYAAVVFATALNSFVNTLQRFKIKRGGAVLIAIVTLLTAAIFFVALIVPPFIAQFQQLVEIVPRGLDRVQIWAQQMQNTLPGGMAQYIPDVEDLIRQGQPLVARLLSNFFSFFSNTFNVLLNILLILILTVMLLIDPQSYRRGFIALFPSFYRRRADQILAMCEVSLVNWVIGIMINMIVIGLVSGIALLILGVPLVLANALLAGLLEAIPNVGPVLSVIPPMAVALLDAPWKAVAVLVLYIVIQQLEQYLLVPFVMSRQVAILPAVTLMSQVVFTVFFGFLGLFLAIPLVIVGQIWVREALVRDILDRWRKDEIEAELLEPTPPELQKLPAATPIHSSTVPKDEPPSESQEE
- a CDS encoding bestrophin family protein, which codes for MSFEKQRWLRTALQLKGSVVLDVLPRSLFCGFFGLIVSIAFGQGIPVSVPALASLIPNIVLGLLLVFRTNTAYDRFWEGRKAWGKLVNDTRNLARQIWVTVCEKTERDRIEKIEALHLLVAFAVTTKAHLRQELADSELESLLTPEHVSKLKTVTNPPLRVAFWIGDYLQLQHQHDRVKIHQLVEMQLLLNGLVDCLGACERILKTPMPIAYAIHLKQLILLYCLSLPFQMVGNLGWWTAPVVVLISFTLFGIEAIGIEIENPFGRDPNDLPLDAICETMLKNIIDLISLEPSINPQDLSLITTYEEQQRNARS
- the lnt gene encoding apolipoprotein N-acyltransferase, with product MKLKIALPIAIFSAGLMGCAPAPIGLWSLAWIALAPLWVVTVKTRSRKPAILWGIVYHGFALHWITGLHPLMWLGIPWIASVAVVAFAWTFITGWGALCVGLWAWGVRTLKAPMLRILIGVALWCGLETVRQWSALDWTSLAYTQSPANLIILHLGRISGTLTVTAAIVLVNGLLAEAWLAKEKRLYGIAIASFLGLHLIGFGLYQSEIVQNPEAKLTAGIVQGNVPTRVKLFAEGLKKALDGYSSGYRTLSDQNADFVVTPEGALPFLWQGQNLKNSVNQAIADKKTLALIGTFFPEGTRYTQSLIAIDQGNTIARYNKIKLVPLGEYMPFEEVLGRLSPIESSMSPGDFNQDFQTPLGRIAIGICFDSAFSEVFRRQVAKGAQFLITASNLDPYSTVLMAQHEAHDVIRAIETDRWAVRVTNTGYSGIVDPHGRVQWRSHPNQYAVHADTIYRQQTQTLYVKWGDWLTPTLLGASVTLLFFVGRNQR
- a CDS encoding pentapeptide repeat-containing protein; this translates as MEVSELLRRYEYGDRDFSGVNLRNADLSNLTLVDINLENANLTGANFSRSFLMKANLKGAFLNWANFQFVKLTEGNFTDTDLTKARLNGAFLVKSDFTRSRLSGADLSHANLRSAILERANLCGTKLIGANLRGAKLDGANLNWANLQAAKLSGASLKNAFLSDTNLAEAFLNGADLSGIDLTGINLSEAKLSGANLEGASLSLSNFRNARLHGANLSGANLTGANLEAAFLYGANLQWTNLSRANLTRSDLSNARILGVKLEETILTDTVFSDLARRYITLADQSHAIV